A region of Panicum virgatum strain AP13 chromosome 8N, P.virgatum_v5, whole genome shotgun sequence DNA encodes the following proteins:
- the LOC120685195 gene encoding vegetative cell wall protein gp1-like, whose product MSELPRPPCREDSPPPDDKPTTPNSPAGGSRALNPSATPFTPSTAASTSRSPDGLCFSIPTSDSDEEDPVSWSPLHASLKGKEPMVADKTPPPSSRREPPPRRVASWSMLDGPCRGKPRMSPLLVTSCEVHLCIVPGRRRVPPSRPRQGAPQQQQPFAMVRLLAVTPGLMKTASSWSSPGATPVLSGLLAMAYGRPAPVRRPVPADLVGRCFNYLSYDDVAARCPNPSRCLRCEGVGHSAKNSKRARRGPAPARG is encoded by the coding sequence ATGAGCGAGCTTCCTCGTCCGCCGTGCCGGGAGGACTCTCCACCTCCCGACGACAAGCCCACCACCCCCAACTCCCCCGCCGGTGGATCTAGAGCACTCAACCCCTCCGCCACTCCCTTCACACCCTCCACTGCGGCCAGCACTTCTAGGTCGCCGGATGGGCTCTGCTTCAGCATCCCAACCTCGGACTCCGACGAGGAGGATCCTGTGTCATGGTCGCCTCTGCACGCCTCCCTGAAGGGAAAAGAACCCATGGTCGCCGACAAGACACCCCCGCCGTCTTCCAGACGGGAGCCCCCCCCCCGGCGGGTGGCTTCATGGTCGATGCTCGACGGGCCATGCCGAGGCAAGCCCCGCATGTCCCCTCTTCTGGTGACATCCTGCGAGGTTCATCTCTGCATCGTCCCCGGTCGCCGGCGCGTGCCTCCTTCCCGCCCGCGGCAGGGCGCGCCGCAGCAACAACAGCCGTTCGCAATGGTCCGACTACTCGCCGTCACCCCCGGGTTGATGAAGACGGCTTCTAGTTGGTCATCTCCAGGCGCCACGCCCGTGCTGAGCGGGCTGCTCGCTATGGCCTATGGGCGCCCCGCTCCGGTTCGCAGGCCGGTCCCGGCGGACCTTGTCGGTCGCTGCTTCAACTACTTATCCTACGACGACGTCGCCGCGCGGTGCCCTAACCCCTCACGTTGCCTGCGCTGCGAGGGCGTTGGCCATTCCGCCAAGAACAGCaagcgggcgcggcgggggccggCTCCTGCGCGCGGCTGA